From a single Epinephelus fuscoguttatus linkage group LG18, E.fuscoguttatus.final_Chr_v1 genomic region:
- the LOC125905945 gene encoding cytochrome c oxidase subunit 5B, mitochondrial, protein MAARLLLRSAFRAATTLRAAPVPAVARGMAAGGIPTDEEQATGLEKVIMKAMKEGSDPYSMMKPKEYAGSKADPHLVPSITNKRIVGCVCEEDNTAVVWFWLHEGEAQRCPSCGSHYKLVAHELPH, encoded by the exons atGGCAGCAAGGTTACTGCTCCGCTCGGCTTTCAGAGCCGCTACGACCCTCCGGGCGGCCCCGGTGCCCGCTGTGGCCCGCGGCATGGCGGCTGGAG GGATCCCCACTGATGAGGAACAAGCCACCGGCCTGGAGAAAGTCATCATGAAGGCCATGAAGGAGGGATCG GATCCCTACAGCATGATGAAACCAAAGGAGTACGCCGGCTCCAAGGCAGACCCTCACCTCGTCCCCTCCATCACCAACAAGAGGATTGTGGGATGTGTCT GTGAAGAGGACAACACAGCCGTGGTTTGGTTCTGGCTCCATGAGGGCGAGGCCCAGCGCTGCCCGTCCTGTGGTTCCCACTACAAACTGGTGGCCCACGAGCTCCCCCACTAA
- the LOC125905938 gene encoding LOW QUALITY PROTEIN: uncharacterized protein LOC125905938 (The sequence of the model RefSeq protein was modified relative to this genomic sequence to represent the inferred CDS: substituted 2 bases at 2 genomic stop codons): MTLGEKNPNKKNKTILLVGETGAGKSTLINTLVNYAMGVEWEDDVWFQIVEDEKRRQSQSQTSDVIVYKIFGFEDXTLPYSLTIIDTPGFGSTTGIEHDAIICQRLFDLFSSHDGVHEINAVGLVMXATDNRLSDRLRYIFDSVMSLFGKNLEEKIVVLITHSDGLTPENVLRALEDAKIKCAKDKKNQPLHFMLNNRQSTERTKPNKVILKSVWDVTMKGMKQFTDFLKKTEPQNLMKTIEVLRAQIRLTACFQNLQERIELTELKQREIHQTQEALEKYEREMKKNEEFTVDVDEVYTEREPIYGGMWWLVFFQGAVCCTVCKENCHYPGCTMAWKPEHCEVMKDGRCTSCTGKCPASAHLKENWKFVTKTKRVKKTLQAVKEKYEQSKTDSKKTSSLLEDLKKKMEELQREKDQFLEESFNHVIKLEQNALKVNAVSTHVHLDLLIEKMKEKGDTEKVQKLEEIKRRMDEGTRSVWRYMSAAGKVLKEQIPRVTF, translated from the coding sequence ATGACTCTTggtgaaaaaaatccaaacaagaaaaacaaaaccatctTGCTTGTGGGTGAAACAGGAGCAGGAAAATCTACTCTGATCAACACTCTGGTCAACTACGCCATGGGAGTGGAGTGGGAGGACGATGTCTGGTTTCAGATCGTAGAGGACGAGAAGAGACGTCAGTCACAAAGTCAGACATCAGATGTGATCGTGTACAAGATCTTTGGTTTTGAAGATTAAACTCTGCCCTACTCTCTGACCATCATCGACACTCCTGGATTTGGGAGCACTACTGGGATTGAACACGATGCCATCATCTGTCAAAGATTATTTGACTTGTTCTCCTCACACGATGGCGTCCATGAGATCAATGCAGTGGGTCTGGTGATGTAAGCAACTGATAATCGACTGAGTGATCGACTGAGGTACATCTTTGATTCAGTCATGTCTCTGTTTGGAAAAAACCTGGAGGAGAAGATTGTCGTCCTCATCACACACTCAGATGGTCTGACTCCTGAAAATGTTCTACGAGCTCTAGAAGACGCAAAAATCAAATGTGCCAAAGATAAGAAGAATCAGCCTCTTCATTTTATGTTGAATAACCGCCAGAGCACAGAGAGAACAAAGCCAAATAAGGTCATTTTAAAGAGTGTGTGGGATGTAACAATGAAAGGAATGAAACAATTCACTGATTTCCTGAAAAAAACTGAACCTCAGAACCTGATGAAAACCATCGAAGTGTTGAGGGCACAAATCAGACTGACAGCCTGCTTCCAAAACCTGCAGGAGAGGATCGAGCTGACTGAACTAAAACAGAGAGAAATCCATCAGACTCAGGAAGCTCTGGAGAAATATGAACGAGAGATGAAGAAGAACGAGGAGTTCACTGTAGATGTTGATGAGGTCTACACAGAAAGAGAACCTATCTATGGTGGAATGTGGTGGTTGGTGTTCTTTCAGGGAGCTGTCTGCTGTACTGTCTGCAAGGAGAACTGTCACTATCCTGGATGCACAATGGCCTGGAAACCAGAACACTGTGAGGTCATGAAAGATGGCCGCTGCACTTCATGTACCGGGAAGTGTCCTGCATCAGCTCATCTGAAAGAAAACTGGAAGTTTGTGACCAAGACAAAGAGAGTTAAAAAGACTCTACAAGCTGTGAAAGAGAAGTATGAACAGAGTAAAACAGACAGTAAGAAGACATCAAGTCTTTTGGAAgatctgaaaaagaaaatggaagaaCTTCAGAGAGAAAAGGATCAGTTCCTGGAAGAGTCCTTCAATCATGTCATCAAACTGGAGCAGAATGCCCTGAAAGTTAATGCAGTGTCCACTCATGTCCACTTGGACCTCCTGATTGAGAAGATGAAGGAGAAAGGAGACACAGAGAAGGTCCAGAAACTGGAAGAGATTAAAAGACGAATGGATGAAGGAACCAGATCAGTGTGGCGCTACATGTCTGCAGCTGGTAAAGTACTGAAAGAACAAATTCCACGGGTGACTTTTTAA